The following is a genomic window from Candidatus Omnitrophota bacterium.
TCAAGGCAATACTGAAGATCGCTCAGGAGCCGATATCGCTGCAGATGCCCATAGGAGACGAGGGGGATACGCATTTTGGGGATTTTATTGAAGATAAGAGGGCGGTTTCTCCCGCGAACGCTACCGTGCGTTCCATGCTGAAGGATGAGATGAACAGCGCGCTGGATACCCTAAGCGACCGCGAAAGAAAGATATTGACCTTGAGGTTCGGCATGACCGACGATTCTCCCCGCACGCTTGAGGAGGTGGGCAATATATTTGACGTCACCAGAGAGCGGGTGCGTCAGATAGAGGCAAAGGCATTAAGGAAACTCAGGCACCCCACCCGCTCGCGCCGGCTGCGTTCTTTTCTGGATATGACTTTGGCGCATGAAAGGGATTAAGCGCGTAGAGTTGGCTTTAAGCCCGCTGAGGCCTCCCTTTGAGTTCCCTCAGCGGGTTTTTTGTCGGTCAATTTTAGTATTGCAAATTCGCGTTCGTGGTTGTATAATATTTCATCTATCTATACGCTTTTGAGGGGGTTGCAAAATATATCGGGCCCATAGCTCAGTTGGTTAGAGCAGCTGACTCATAATCAGCGGGTCAGAGGTTCAAGTCCTCTTGGGCCCACGAAGTTCGCCGAAGGCGAACGAGTCCCGAGCAGCAGTTGTTAGTGTTGAGGCTGCGAGGGAGTCCCTCGTTGCCTGCGGAATAGGAAGGCAACTCGGGATCAAATTTTTACTTCGTAAAAATTTGTCGGGCGATTGGCTCAGCTGGTTAGAGCGTTGCGTTCACATCGCAAAGGTCACAGGTTCGAATCCTGTATCGCCCACCACTACGCTTTAGTTTAGATAGTTGGCGTAGTGTTGTCCCGAGCAGCAGTCGTTAGATTTTAGACTGCGAGGGACCACGATTGAGATGCAGACAACCGAAAGAGGATATGCCTGAAGTAAGCATACGCGAGCAAATAAAAAAACTCTTAGAACTTCAGAATGTTGATTCTGAGATCTATAGATTGAACCGCGAGAAAGAGGATAAGCCGGCTTTGCTTAAGCAAATGGAGGCGGCCTTTGAGGAAAAGAAGGCGCTCCTGCAGAGGCTTGAAGATGAACGCAAGGCCCTGCTTCTTAAGCGCAAAGAAAAAGAAGGCCAGCTTGCCCAGAAAGAAGAACAGGCAAAGAAGCTGGAAGGGCAGTTGTTCCAGATAAAGACGAATAAGGAATATACAGCGATGCGGAAGGAGATAGCCGGCATCAAGGCGGACAATTCTTTGATAGAAGACGAGATAATCTCCCTGTTTGAACAGGCAGACAATAAGGATAAGGAAATAGACGCGGAAAAAAAGCGCCTGCAAGAGGAAGAGGCAAGATTCAACAGCGAGAAGAAGGCGGTTGATGAACGCGTTAAAGAAATAGACGCCCTGATCAATACGCTTAAGGAAAAAAGAGGGCAGATGGCGCCCTTGATAGAAAAGAGCGTGCTCGCGCAGTACGAACGCATTTTAAAGAACAGAGACGGTTCTGCCATAGTCGCGGTTAAAGATAACTGCTGCGGGGGCTGCTTCATAAACCTTCGGCCTCAGGTAATAAACGAGATCAAGATGAATGAGCGGCTTGTGTTCTGCGGCAGCTGCTCGCGTATTTTATGCATAGATAATGAGTAATGACGAGGTCTTTGACATATATATAGACGGCGCCTCAAAGAATAACCCCGGGCCGGCGGGTATAGGCGTGATCATCTGCCGCGGGGAAGAAGTAGTCAAGAATGTGTCGCGCTTTCTTGGCGAGGCGACAAATAATATAGCCGAATACAGCGCGCTTATTTGCGCCCTGGAAGAAGCGGTTTCTTTGGGCATCAAGCGGGTAAGGGTCAATACCGACAGCCAGCTTGTTTACAGGCAGATCAAGCGGGAATACAGGGTAAAAGACCTCAATATCAAAGTGATGTTTGAGAAGGCGCTTATGCTGCTTTGCCGTTTTGATCATTTTGATATAAGGCATATACCGCGCGCTGAGAACGAGGGCGCGGATCGGCTGGCAAACATAGCAGTTAAGAAAGCGATAGAAAAGAAATAATGCAGGTTGGATAGCCGCCCCCGTACCAACTGGCGCGGGGGAGGAAAGTCCGGGCTCCGGAAGGTTTTGCGTACCCCGATAATTTCGGGGCTATCCTCCTACGCCCATCGATGAGTAAATCATGGTAGGGCTTCGGAGCGATAAGGATCAGAGCCACAGAGACGAGTAGCGGCTGAAGATGCGATTATCAAGATCCTTCGCCCCGCTTTGCGGGGCTCAGGATCACATCGCAGCCTTCGGTTGCGATGTGAAACGCGGCAATCTCTACGCGGAGCAAGGCCAGAAAGGAGACGATGAGCCACGAAACCTGGCTCGCTTGCACCGAGTGTCACCCGCAAGGGAATATGATACGAGGTGCTATCAGTCTTGGGTAGGCCGCAGGACGCCCTCAGCAATGAAGGCGCTTAGATGAATGGCTATCATAACAGAACCCGGCTTATTAACTTGCATTATTTCATTATCTATAGGGGGATGTAAAGATGAAAAGGGATTTAAGGGTTGCTTTCGCGGCAGGCGCGCTGTTCCTGATCCTCGGCGGAAGGTCTTTTGCCGTATCGTTTGATCTGACAGATGAGCAGTTGTCTGAAGCAGTGGAATATGGCCGGCAGGGAGGCAATAATTTATCCCTGGGATCTGAATGGACGGTCACTAAGCCCGGATTAAAGGGCTGGGTTGAGGTGAAGACGCCTTTTAAGGCGGCGGCTGAATTTGTCAGGAATAATCCTTCAAGGAAGCGGTTCGCGAACAGCGAGCTAAGAGAAGTGATCGAACCGCTTAAAGGCAACCTTATCTTTACTTACTATCATTACAAACTGGACGATGAGTTTACTCAAAGGCCTTCGCCTACGGGCGAGTATTACGCCTTTTTAATGGCAGGGGAAAAGTACGTTTATCCCTTACGTTACACAACCGGTACCCGGTTTAAGGAGATAAGCCTGGATTTTGTTTTTCCCGCTGAAGATATTGAAGAGGGCTCGCAGATAAAGTTCGTTTTCAGGGAACCGTCGGGTTTCCAGCGGGATTTCGTTTTTGATTTAGATAAAATACGATAAGGGAGGGTATTTATGTCAGGTCATTCAAAGTGGAAGACAAATAAGTCAAGAAAAACAGCGGCAGACGCGAAAAAAGGCGCTGTCTATACAAAGTTGATCAAGGAAATAACTGCCATAGCCAGGGATGGCGGCGGCGATCCGGATACTAACGCGCGCCTCAGGGCGGTTATGCAGAAGGCAAAAGAAGCGAACATGCCCTCTGATAACGTCAAGACCGCGATCAAGCGCGGCACCGGCGAATTACCGGGCGTTTCTTACGAAGAGGTTGTATATGAGGGCTACGGACCGGCCGGCGTCGCTATAATGGTCGAGACCCTCACAGACAACAAAAACCGCACCTCTGCTGAGGTGAGGAATATATTCTCCAAAAAAGGCGGAAACCTCGCGGGCGCGGGTTCCGTAAGCTGGATATTCAACACAAAGGGCTTCATCGTGATAGACACATCAAAGGTGAAGGAGGAACAGCTTCTTGACATAGTGCTTGAGGCAGGCGCTGAGGATATGAAGGTTGAGGGAGACACCTATGAAGTCATCACGCAGCCAAAGGACCTGGAAAATGTCAAGGGCGCCCTTTCCAAGCATAATATCGAGTGGCAATCGGCGGAGATAATGAAAATACCCTCTTCAAGCGTAAAGGTCGCTTCCGAGCAGAACGCGAAGAGCCTCCTTGCTTTAATAGACGCCCTGGAGGAACAAGAGGATGTCCAGAACGTATATTCCAATTTTGATATACCGGATGAACTGCTGGTTAACACAGAATAGCTGATCAACAAATGCGTATCCTGGGCATAGACCCCGGCCTTTATATAACCGGTTACGGCCTCATAGACTGTAACAAGTCAAGGTGTTCATTGATAGAAGCGGGGATAATCAAAACAGGGCAGAAAGAAGCCCTGCCTGAACGGCTGGGCAGGATCTTCCGGGGGCTGTGCGGTTTAATTGAGGAAACGCGTCCGGACGCGATGGTTTTAGAAAAGCTGTATGCTCATTATAAGCACCCTCTTACTTCATGTTTGCTGGGCCATGCCAGAGGGGCTGCCTGCCTGGCGGCGGCGAACTCCAAGATCGCCTTTGTTGAGTATCCTTCCACGCGCATCAAGAAGGCGATAGTGGGCAGGGGCAGCGCTTCAAAGGGGCAGGTAAAAAGAATGGTTGAGAGCATATTGGGCGCCGGCACGCTTGACGGGCCGTATGACGCGACGGACGCGCTGGCAGCCGCCATGACGCATTTTCATGTCATCAGGAGCAAGGTATGATAGCCAAGCTTTACGGCAAGGTTATTGACAGCGGCGATGACTACCTGCTGCTGGATGTGGGAGGCATATGTTACGAGGTCTTTATTCCGGCGGCGATCTTAAAAAAGATCGAACAGGAAGGCATAAACGGCAGCATTGAGTTGATCACTTATCATTATCATCAGGTCGAGCCGTCAAAGAGCTTTCCCGTGCTTATCGGTTTTATCAATAATATAGAGAAGGAATTCTTCGAGCAGTTCATCACTGTTTCCGGTATCGGGCCGAAGGCGGCGCTCAAGGCGTTCAGCAAGCCGATATCGCTTATCGCCAAGGCGATCGATGAAGGCGACGTAAGTTTTCTGCGTTCGCTTCCCGGCATAGGCCAGCAGCGCGCCAGAGAAATAGTCGCCAAGCTCCAGGGGAAGGTCGGCAAGTTCGCCCTGATCCAGGACAACAT
Proteins encoded in this region:
- a CDS encoding C4-type zinc ribbon domain-containing protein, translated to MPEVSIREQIKKLLELQNVDSEIYRLNREKEDKPALLKQMEAAFEEKKALLQRLEDERKALLLKRKEKEGQLAQKEEQAKKLEGQLFQIKTNKEYTAMRKEIAGIKADNSLIEDEIISLFEQADNKDKEIDAEKKRLQEEEARFNSEKKAVDERVKEIDALINTLKEKRGQMAPLIEKSVLAQYERILKNRDGSAIVAVKDNCCGGCFINLRPQVINEIKMNERLVFCGSCSRILCIDNE
- a CDS encoding ribonuclease HI family protein — encoded protein: MSNDEVFDIYIDGASKNNPGPAGIGVIICRGEEVVKNVSRFLGEATNNIAEYSALICALEEAVSLGIKRVRVNTDSQLVYRQIKREYRVKDLNIKVMFEKALMLLCRFDHFDIRHIPRAENEGADRLANIAVKKAIEKK
- a CDS encoding YebC/PmpR family DNA-binding transcriptional regulator, producing the protein MSGHSKWKTNKSRKTAADAKKGAVYTKLIKEITAIARDGGGDPDTNARLRAVMQKAKEANMPSDNVKTAIKRGTGELPGVSYEEVVYEGYGPAGVAIMVETLTDNKNRTSAEVRNIFSKKGGNLAGAGSVSWIFNTKGFIVIDTSKVKEEQLLDIVLEAGAEDMKVEGDTYEVITQPKDLENVKGALSKHNIEWQSAEIMKIPSSSVKVASEQNAKSLLALIDALEEQEDVQNVYSNFDIPDELLVNTE
- the ruvC gene encoding crossover junction endodeoxyribonuclease RuvC: MRILGIDPGLYITGYGLIDCNKSRCSLIEAGIIKTGQKEALPERLGRIFRGLCGLIEETRPDAMVLEKLYAHYKHPLTSCLLGHARGAACLAAANSKIAFVEYPSTRIKKAIVGRGSASKGQVKRMVESILGAGTLDGPYDATDALAAAMTHFHVIRSKV
- a CDS encoding OB-fold domain-containing protein, which codes for MIAKLYGKVIDSGDDYLLLDVGGICYEVFIPAAILKKIEQEGINGSIELITYHYHQVEPSKSFPVLIGFINNIEKEFFEQFITVSGIGPKAALKAFSKPISLIAKAIDEGDVSFLRSLPGIGQQRAREIVAKLQGKVGKFALIQDNIEGGAADGKGDISREAMGVLEQLQYKKGEAERMVKAAFERAPQISSVEEILNEVYRQRRK